In a genomic window of Styela clava chromosome 7, kaStyClav1.hap1.2, whole genome shotgun sequence:
- the LOC120328691 gene encoding sodium/hydrogen exchanger 9-like isoform X2, whose product MEKYNYFKMWKLFLWVFTIFKTAKAEDDTDEDHTAETGNMLVFIAALMLTIITTFAFRFRSIRFVHETGLSIVYGLIIGAIQRYGTHDPEGKSSHQDLLCSEVTNLSQVESSNKTVVFNHTSYYCKLTPNQYEKELDKVGFKPEIFFNYLLPPIIFYAGYSLKKRHFFRNIGTILTFAFIGTTISMLVIGSISYGFVQIMEKVHPPTHVNDKFEFVDCMLFGAIISATDPVTVLAVFKELRVDVNLDAMLFGESVLNDAVALVLVTSIKGYKTSLLNTNQKDFDVEAFFSSLGMFLGKFLGSFVIGCAVSFVTALFTKFTKIGQFPVMETSVFFLLSWSAFLLAEAVGFTGIVAVLFCGITQAHYTYNNLSSESKARTRQLFEVLNFLAENFIFVYMGTAMFTFQHHQWRPIFIVGAFLAVIISRACNIYPLTFLLNLGRRRKIARNIQHMMMFSGLRGAIAFALAIRVTNSTTEQIIFTTTLLIVFSTVWLLGGSTTQMLTWLNIKVGVDPDAPDEYDMQSNNRQQANDGGSISQIPHNRSFLRKYKDSAWVFKHWYKFDKYYLKPFLTHAGPPLTTTLPNCCRPCANCLTSINAYETQHNNQDSDSEFILNDDNLSFGEVGSQTPQAERSRISSVTDSKIASTSIGENGLVASTSHTQFGSDGTPPPISPGIIADQPKDAEGESNSNNNHMGQRNQTGPYQLQNLTAVVDDGNLQGASSGVVTVVVGSPNSETPIHSMIGQQPL is encoded by the exons ATGGAAAAgtataattatttcaaaatgtggaAACTTTTTCTCTGGgtatttacaattttcaaaactgCTAAAGCTGAAGATGATACCGATGAAGATCATACCGCAGAGACCGGAAATATGTTGGTTTTCATTGCTGCATTGATGCTCACTATCATAACAACATTTGCTTTCAGATTTCGAAGTATTCGTTTTGTTCATGAAACTGGGCTTTCCATAGTTTATG GACTCATCATTGGTGCAATACAAAGATATGGAACTCATGATCCTGAAGGCAAATCATCACACCAAGATCTTTTATGTTCAGAAGTCACAAATTTATCCCAAGTAGAGTCGTCCAATAAAACGGTCGTTTTCAATCACACAAGCTATTATTGTAAATTAACACCAAACCAATATGAAAAGGAATTAGACAAG GTTGGATTCAAacctgaaatatttttcaactatCTGCTTCCACCTATTATATTTTATGCAGGATACAGCCTCAAAAAG agaCATTTTTTTCGAAACATTGGTACCATTTTAACATTTGCATTTATCGGAACTACAATTTCTATGTTGGTTATTGG ATCAATATCATATGGATTTGTTCAAATCATGGAAAAAGTGCATCCTCCAACGCATGTCAATGATAAATTTGAGTTTGTTGATTGTATGTTATTTGGTGCAATCATATCAGCTACAGATCCTGTGACTGTGTTAGCAGTTTTCAAAGAATTACGCGTCGACGTCAACTTAGATGCAATGTTGTTTGGTGAAAGTGTCCTCAACGATGCCGTTGCTCTTGTTCTTGTCAC CTCGATCAAAGGATACAAAACTTCTCTCTTGAATACTAATCAAAAAGATTTTGATGTTGAAGCATTTTTCTCATCTCTTGGAATGTTTCTTGGAAAATTTCTGGGATCGTTTGTAATCGGATGTGCAGTTTCATTTGTTACAGCTCTC TTCACCAAGTTTACAAAGATAGGTCAATTTCCAGTGATGGAGACTTCAGTGTTTTTTCTATTATCATGGTCAGCGTTTCTTCTGGCTGAAGCTGTTGGATTCACAGGAATTGTTGCTGTTCTCTTTTGTGGTATCACACAG gcacATTATACATACAACAACCTATCATCGGAGTCGAAAGCTCGAACGAGACAACTCTTTGAAGTCTTGAATTTTCTTGctgagaattttatttttgtttacatGGGTACTGCAATGTTCACATTCCAGCATCATCAATGGAGACCAATTTTTATTGTTGGGGCTTTT CTTGCTGTAATCATATCAAGAGCATGCAACATTTATCCTCtgacatttttattgaatcttGGAAGGAGGAGAAAAATAGCAAGAAACATTCAACATATGATGATGTTCTCGG GACTGCGTGGGGCCATTGCATTTGCGTTGGCAATCAGAGTCACAAATTCAACGACTGAGCAAATCATATTTACAACAACATTATTGATTGTATTTTCTACCGTCTGGTTACTTGGAGGAAGCACAACGCAAATGTTGACGTGGCTTAATATCAA AGTTGGTGTTGATCCAGATGCACCTGATGAATATGACATGCAGAGTAATAACCGGCAG CAAGCCAACGATGGAGGATCAATATCACAAATACCTCACAATCGATCATTTTTACGAAAATATAAAGATAGTGCTTGGGTGTTCAAGCATTggtataaatttgataaata CTATTTGAAGCCATTTCTTACCCATGCTGGACCACCACTCACAACTACTTTGCCGAATTGCTGCAGACCTTGCGCTAATTGTTTAACATCAATAAATGCATATGAG ACTCAGCATAATAATCAAGACAGCGattcagaatttattttgaatgatgaTAATTTGTCTTTTGGAGAAGTTGGATCACAGACCCCACAAGCTGAAAGAAGTCGAATATCAAGTGTCACTGATTCCAAAATTGCTTCAACTTCTATCGGTGAAAATGGGTTGGTTGCATCAACTTCTCACACACAATTCGGTAGTGATGGAACACCACCTCCCATATCTCCAGGAATTATCGCAGATCAGCCAAAGGATGCAGAAGGGGAATCAAATTCGAATAACAACCACATGGGGCAACGTAATCAAACTGGTCCATACCAACTCCAAAATCTTACTGCAGTTGTTGACGACGGCAATTTGCAAGGTGCATCCTCTGGAGTTGTCACAGTAGTTGTGGGCAGCCCGAATAGCGAAACACCAATTCATTCTATGATTGGACAACAACCATTGTGA
- the LOC120328691 gene encoding sodium/hydrogen exchanger 9-like isoform X1, whose protein sequence is MEKYNYFKMWKLFLWVFTIFKTAKAEDDTDEDHTAETGNMLVFIAALMLTIITTFAFRFRSIRFVHETGLSIVYGLIIGAIQRYGTHDPEGKSSHQDLLCSEVTNLSQVESSNKTVVFNHTSYYCKLTPNQYEKELDKVGFKPEIFFNYLLPPIIFYAGYSLKKRHFFRNIGTILTFAFIGTTISMLVIGSISYGFVQIMEKVHPPTHVNDKFEFVDCMLFGAIISATDPVTVLAVFKELRVDVNLDAMLFGESVLNDAVALVLVTSIKGYKTSLLNTNQKDFDVEAFFSSLGMFLGKFLGSFVIGCAVSFVTALFTKFTKIGQFPVMETSVFFLLSWSAFLLAEAVGFTGIVAVLFCGITQAHYTYNNLSSESKARTRQLFEVLNFLAENFIFVYMGTAMFTFQHHQWRPIFIVGAFLAVIISRACNIYPLTFLLNLGRRRKIARNIQHMMMFSGLRGAIAFALAIRVTNSTTEQIIFTTTLLIVFSTVWLLGGSTTQMLTWLNIKVGVDPDAPDEYDMQSNNRQDSSNVEYELCNTVIDAEVEDQANDGGSISQIPHNRSFLRKYKDSAWVFKHWYKFDKYYLKPFLTHAGPPLTTTLPNCCRPCANCLTSINAYETQHNNQDSDSEFILNDDNLSFGEVGSQTPQAERSRISSVTDSKIASTSIGENGLVASTSHTQFGSDGTPPPISPGIIADQPKDAEGESNSNNNHMGQRNQTGPYQLQNLTAVVDDGNLQGASSGVVTVVVGSPNSETPIHSMIGQQPL, encoded by the exons ATGGAAAAgtataattatttcaaaatgtggaAACTTTTTCTCTGGgtatttacaattttcaaaactgCTAAAGCTGAAGATGATACCGATGAAGATCATACCGCAGAGACCGGAAATATGTTGGTTTTCATTGCTGCATTGATGCTCACTATCATAACAACATTTGCTTTCAGATTTCGAAGTATTCGTTTTGTTCATGAAACTGGGCTTTCCATAGTTTATG GACTCATCATTGGTGCAATACAAAGATATGGAACTCATGATCCTGAAGGCAAATCATCACACCAAGATCTTTTATGTTCAGAAGTCACAAATTTATCCCAAGTAGAGTCGTCCAATAAAACGGTCGTTTTCAATCACACAAGCTATTATTGTAAATTAACACCAAACCAATATGAAAAGGAATTAGACAAG GTTGGATTCAAacctgaaatatttttcaactatCTGCTTCCACCTATTATATTTTATGCAGGATACAGCCTCAAAAAG agaCATTTTTTTCGAAACATTGGTACCATTTTAACATTTGCATTTATCGGAACTACAATTTCTATGTTGGTTATTGG ATCAATATCATATGGATTTGTTCAAATCATGGAAAAAGTGCATCCTCCAACGCATGTCAATGATAAATTTGAGTTTGTTGATTGTATGTTATTTGGTGCAATCATATCAGCTACAGATCCTGTGACTGTGTTAGCAGTTTTCAAAGAATTACGCGTCGACGTCAACTTAGATGCAATGTTGTTTGGTGAAAGTGTCCTCAACGATGCCGTTGCTCTTGTTCTTGTCAC CTCGATCAAAGGATACAAAACTTCTCTCTTGAATACTAATCAAAAAGATTTTGATGTTGAAGCATTTTTCTCATCTCTTGGAATGTTTCTTGGAAAATTTCTGGGATCGTTTGTAATCGGATGTGCAGTTTCATTTGTTACAGCTCTC TTCACCAAGTTTACAAAGATAGGTCAATTTCCAGTGATGGAGACTTCAGTGTTTTTTCTATTATCATGGTCAGCGTTTCTTCTGGCTGAAGCTGTTGGATTCACAGGAATTGTTGCTGTTCTCTTTTGTGGTATCACACAG gcacATTATACATACAACAACCTATCATCGGAGTCGAAAGCTCGAACGAGACAACTCTTTGAAGTCTTGAATTTTCTTGctgagaattttatttttgtttacatGGGTACTGCAATGTTCACATTCCAGCATCATCAATGGAGACCAATTTTTATTGTTGGGGCTTTT CTTGCTGTAATCATATCAAGAGCATGCAACATTTATCCTCtgacatttttattgaatcttGGAAGGAGGAGAAAAATAGCAAGAAACATTCAACATATGATGATGTTCTCGG GACTGCGTGGGGCCATTGCATTTGCGTTGGCAATCAGAGTCACAAATTCAACGACTGAGCAAATCATATTTACAACAACATTATTGATTGTATTTTCTACCGTCTGGTTACTTGGAGGAAGCACAACGCAAATGTTGACGTGGCTTAATATCAA AGTTGGTGTTGATCCAGATGCACCTGATGAATATGACATGCAGAGTAATAACCGGCAG GACAGTAGTAATGTGGAATATGAACTATGCAATACTGTTATTGATGCTGAGGTTGAGGAT CAAGCCAACGATGGAGGATCAATATCACAAATACCTCACAATCGATCATTTTTACGAAAATATAAAGATAGTGCTTGGGTGTTCAAGCATTggtataaatttgataaata CTATTTGAAGCCATTTCTTACCCATGCTGGACCACCACTCACAACTACTTTGCCGAATTGCTGCAGACCTTGCGCTAATTGTTTAACATCAATAAATGCATATGAG ACTCAGCATAATAATCAAGACAGCGattcagaatttattttgaatgatgaTAATTTGTCTTTTGGAGAAGTTGGATCACAGACCCCACAAGCTGAAAGAAGTCGAATATCAAGTGTCACTGATTCCAAAATTGCTTCAACTTCTATCGGTGAAAATGGGTTGGTTGCATCAACTTCTCACACACAATTCGGTAGTGATGGAACACCACCTCCCATATCTCCAGGAATTATCGCAGATCAGCCAAAGGATGCAGAAGGGGAATCAAATTCGAATAACAACCACATGGGGCAACGTAATCAAACTGGTCCATACCAACTCCAAAATCTTACTGCAGTTGTTGACGACGGCAATTTGCAAGGTGCATCCTCTGGAGTTGTCACAGTAGTTGTGGGCAGCCCGAATAGCGAAACACCAATTCATTCTATGATTGGACAACAACCATTGTGA
- the LOC120328698 gene encoding meiosis 1 arrest protein-like: MQRGLSRPAHQQFNLRELYSRQPAHSLIIDTIKPCDLETVQTIVTAVDNFFSLVCSFSGPNRISSISLLASCKRTEMLLPLQKVTKALFPRLRASMDDMIRIIKQQISNPPERDDNSLQHTVREAVNCFSKFKELSSFGNQFEITVLTCRSIQNIKLFADEIMRNLNLSDIKKVEFVSLTKEDSARWSPSLIDDCVSQDVQTTDEGNQVTGFWNVVQLDCNSTSLESYFKNWLKDESTDKEHLQLQIDDVIIKCDMQERLLNPDELPFRSSFCVGSDLYMGTVAQGSRTQVSTPIINIRAKKVVPSEAICESIIFGRPVVLVTSACWQMDWDELETNQNQFMSLCKRLERSQECLICENLTKQQGRHRNYNLNYLDQPKGMFVIIPSNTSSLLLKNICPKELLLPAQIDPCAEECDGPDSSAEKISRALDSVGKSESYNPLEHNSGLCESLKSALLPKAPVGASSRQVSKKPRIQTAASSYRFAR, encoded by the coding sequence ATGCAGCGGGGTTTGTCAAGGCCAGCTCATCAGCAGTTCAACTTGCGGGAATTGTACTCGAGACAGCCAGCACATTCACTTATCATCGACACCATAAAACCATGTGACCTGGAAACGGTTCAGACAATTGTGACCGCTGTAGATAACTTCTTCTCGCTGGTATGTAGCTTCAGCGGACCAAACAgaatttcatccatttctttGTTAGCTTCTTGTAAACGTACCGAGATGCTCTTGCCACTACAAAAAGTCACGAAAGCTCTCTTTCCAAGACTTCGTGCTTCTATGGATGATATGATTAGGATTATTAAGCAGCAAATTTCCAATCCTCCAGAAAGAGATGACAATTCATTACAGCATACGGTTCGAGAAGCTGTGaattgtttctcaaaatttAAAGAATTATCGTCGTTTGGTAATCAATTTGAAATCACTGTGCTTACTTGTCGcagcattcaaaatatcaaattatttgctGACGAAATCATGCGGAATTTGAATTTGTCCGACATAAAGAAGGTCGAATTCGTTAGTCTCACAAAGGAAGACAGCGCAAGGTGGTCTCCTAGTTTGATTGATGATTGTGTGAGTCAGGACGTACAAACAACTGACGAGGGAAATCAAGTTACAGGGTTTTGGAACGTTGTACAACTTGATTGTAACTCGACAAGTTTAGAatcttatttcaaaaattggcTGAAAGACGAAAGCACCGATAAAGAGCATTTACAGCTACAAATCGATGACGTCATAATCAAGTGTGACATGCAAGAACGATTGCTCAACCCTGATGAACTGCCGTTCAGGTCATCGTTTTGTGTAGGGAGCGATCTGTATATGGGTACAGTTGCGCAGGGGTCTCGTACCCAAGTATCTACGCCAATTATAAATATACGAGCAAAAAAAGTGGTTCCCAGTGAAGCGATCTGCgaatctataatatttggacGACCCGTAGTTTTGGTGACGTCAGCATGCTGGCAGATGGATTGGGACGAATTAGAAACAAATCAAAACCAGTTCATGTCTCTTTGTAAGCGACTTGAAAGAAGTCAGGAATGCTTGATATGCGAAAACCTAACGAAACAACAAGGTCGTCACAGAAATTATAACCTGAATTATCTTGATCAACCGAAAGGTATGTTTGTTATCATCCCCTCAAATACATCATCCCTActtcttaaaaatatttgtccgaaAGAGCTGCTCTTGCCTGCTCAAATTGATCCGTGTGCAGAGGAATGTGACGGACCTGACTCCTCCGCAGAAAAAATAAGTCGTGCGTTGGATTCTGTTGGCAAAAGTGAATCTTATAATCCTCTGGAACATAACAGTGGACTATGTGAGAGTTTGAAATCAGCATTACTCCCAAAGGCACCAGTCGGTGCGTCATCTCGACAAGTTTCGAAGAAACCAAGGATCCAAACGGCGGCATCTTCATATCGGTTTGCCCGATGA